A single genomic interval of Drosophila virilis strain 15010-1051.87 chromosome 2, Dvir_AGI_RSII-ME, whole genome shotgun sequence harbors:
- the Rim gene encoding uncharacterized protein Rim isoform X19, translated as MIGHMILRKYYDGEDILGLKVNGGQPIGIGGPCGAIVEKVKRGSVADLEGCIRPGDEIIEWNRRSLHNRSADEVYDIIDDSRLDAQVELVVCRPLLLPTGASSVDSGGSSNVSPSSACSGSGSSITRRSSANFPHSGLASSMAGSAVVSSGGRYIQRKAPGIEALELHREKPSVLITSPGSPDLLISGSANGLRHRGAGTGSSAQQAQRLEASHSHSSSGSGSSSTSSATLQAAVAAAAAAASGGQHSTTTAGHHHHCYPAAASPPSHAHAHPHSYSHPHTHSHVPHYGMGVTTQPIPVEGRLQLKLGYDQNTLQLIVTLVCATGLSLRQSGAGRNPYAKVFLLPDRSQKSKRRTKTVGTTCEPRWGQTFLYSGLRRCDLNGRLLEVTLWDYVRYGANDFIGEVVIDLAHHVLDDEAEWYQLQPHQDNSHLLRDEGSDVDGLILTPTDHLSPPSTMSRLSDSDTTSECDIDGTTPGASISSMGSSTSPPLLELDLNERRSRRDMSPQGRKRVAGMVARDYRTVSGIGQSYHNQQASATGYYRRGVGNGIGATIGPGGMSLSQRSHSAAPSDNYHSVGGSGSGVHQGHPGSGYGYRSSSPRRGSLSPPDDRYIDYPVLPIHGSPNAAAYAGGGSTAAAAQATQQHRFQSRSATATPTGSPKKRQLPQVPQSSRSAMLRDRLGQDFDERLASGSRFGRHRTRQPHHQATYRSTGMGGWERHYTGLSDSDLQSMDTRMRPRHSLSPDKDFMAEFGDSDMESVVSVTSSAFSTQSERPRTSRGLSFSRNWRNLFGAQNSLLSGAVGGPVTGLKVYPVEHHRANTIEVDDCDYLSSGGTQQLLLLEQLEQLQQLAALAAADSPPNTALLGLSGAAPIAATTTLPMPTQHVLVTDTSSGELVEQFFVEPALVAEETSPLEPHEPHFHSHCDYYSPHLPNTFIPPPGTANIYQRRHNGRQLAPATATATATATTHANAHSHAYALPLPLPSFEQFKRYTTPVMNLFRSSTTAAPAHDHAHAHTVSSSPSSYVGYVRDHLDNSCSHCQNGSQPVVLSTNTALATPGLAIGACTDPCCLADAHPHPQHQPITYPYSAEQLLRRPSLSMYQPSSSEPSLPTMDPAMCGECVDQHFLGGLTGPQLNLGIVPTYHVHTPTPTAHRRAKSQLTPHPPLPTQFVLRLSRQLSEDALVAAVPIAEATARAQPTSILKKPKLERRRMFHEGQSRSLDYDDLHTKSWGRRRIRYEDEVAPHEILTYPTEGQLPSSRRYGSETNIRQSYMGANVDAANPLSHSHFLVTDDKIVTITYDSDVGWTRRGVAPSLFRGPHRRGPDARNHMSLDLQRTSQQKLYGPAAPYMKRRRNLPHPPSAQNAHNFSPMEAGAGVGNENGIGVGGGAQNSTYNHNQNSSHNTNHNSQAASSFSVSQSHNNNNNNNYNQQQQQQQQSARQKGKEGIAMNGLMASASEQLTKSSSGSGGATTAAAAAAGNIVCDGNNANNASSSSFANPPQQHHGVANQPITTTNASPNKRAPSLIHNTTTTNDANNLTHDATSTNPTQQQQQQQQQTPNTCTNLITNTTTTTNTSSNATNAAATTTTTTTTTITLTTATTATTTATNTTTKTTTNTNNTNEPNATTTTANTNPDTDADADADAPLDVIDWDAIDAMLDDDFSEYDKEKNGINEPGGAKSVEGGAETEEKVDGSLSDTTTDRKKCGTVDQERSPKGGSGMGKKSNSTSQLSATDQYQAQYSGSSSASASSTSHHHITLPPPHPYYQRQSRGSAGSIQRSVEVPPVPAVTRYSAGSIHSISSSEGSSFSPSLRNDGALNEFVDGLGPGQLVGRQVLGAPSLGDIQLSLCHQKGFLEVEVIRARGLQQKPSSKMLPAPYVKVYLVSGKRCIDKMKTSTARRTLDPLYQQQLVFKQSYTGCVLQVTVWGDYGRIEKKVFMGVAQIMLDDLNLSNIVIGWYKLFGTTSLVSCPTNIGLGSRRSSIASLDSLKL; from the exons ATGATTGGTCACATGATATTACGTAAATACTATGATGGGGAAGATATATTAGGCTTAAAGGTGAACGGCGGTCAGCCCATCGGCATTGGAGGCCCATGCGGCGCCATTGTGGAGAAGGTGAAACGGGGTTCGGTGGCCGATCTCGAAGGCTGCATACGACCAG GCGACGAGATCATCGAATGGAACAGACGCAGCCTGCACAATAGGAGTGCGGATGAGGTCTATGATATCATCGACGACAGTCGACTGGATGCACAAGTGGAATTGGTTGTCTGCCGAccgttgctgctgcccacCGGCGCCAGCAGCGTcgacagcggcggcagcagcaacgtcaGCCCCAGCAGCGCCTGCTCCGGCTCTGGCAGCAGCATCACGCGGCGCTCCTCGGCCAACTTTCCGCACAGCGGTCTGGCTAGCAGCATGGCTGGCAGTGCGGTCGTCAGCAGCGGCGGGCGTTACATACAGCGTAAAG CACCCGGCATCGAGGCGCTCGAACTACATCGCGAGAAACCGAGCGTTCTGATCACGTCGCCCGGCTCACCGGATCTGCTGATTAGTGGTTCGGCCAACGGACTGCGGCACCGTGGCGCTGGCACTGGCAGCTCCGCGCAGCAGGCACAGCGTCTGGAggccagccacagccacagcagcagcggcagcggcagcagcagcaccagcagcgccACCCTACaagccgccgtcgccgccgccgccgccgccgcctcggGCGGCCAGCACAGCACAACGACGGCAGGCCACCACCATCATTGCTATCCGGCAGCGGCATCACCGCCATCGCACGCTCACGCGCATCCGCATTCATATTCGCACCCGCACACCCACTCGCATGTGCCCCATTATGGCATGGGCGTAACCACACAGCCCATACCCGTCGAGGGGCGGCTGCAGCTAAAGCTTGGCTACGATCAGAATACGTTGCAGCTGATCGTGACGCTGGTGTGCGCTACGGGTCTGTCGCTGCGTCAGAGCGGCGCCGGGCGCAATCCCTATGCAAAG GTGTTCCTTCTGCCTGATCGCagccaaaaatcaaaaagacGAACCAAAACTGTCGGCACCACCTGCGAACCACGCTGGGGTCAGACGTTTCTATACTCGGGTCTGCGACGTTGCGATCTTAATGGTCGACTGCTCGAG GTCACGCTCTGGGACTATGTGCGCTATGGCGCCAACGACTTCATCGGCGAGGTGGTCATTGATCTGGCCCATCACGTACTCGACGACGAAGCCGAATGGTATCAGCTGCAGCCGCATCAGGATAACTCGCATCTC TTACGTGACGAGGGCAGCGATGTGGACGGCCTGATACTGACACCCACAGATCATTTATCACCGCCCAGCACGATGTCGCGTCTGAGCGATTCGGACACAACGTCCGAATGCGACATCGATGGAACGACGCCCGGCGCCAGCATATCATCTATGGGCAGTTCCACTAGCCCGCCACTGCTCGAG CTCGATCTAAACGAGCGTCGCTCCAGACGTGACATGTCACCCCAGGGCCGCAAACGGGTGGCCGGCATGGTGGCCCGAGATTATCGCACAGTATCTGGCATTGGACAAAGTTATCATAATCAG CAGGCATCTGCCACGGGCTATTATCGACGCGGCGTTGGTAATGGTATCGGTGCCACCATTGGACCTGGTGGCATGAGCCTGAGCCAGCGCAGCCACTCGGCAGCTCCTAGTGACAACTACCACAGTGTgggaggcagcggcagcggtgtACACCAAGGACATCCGGGCTCAGGCTACGGCTACAGAAGCAGCAGTCCACGGCGAGGATCGTTGTCGCCGCCAGACGACCGTTATATTGACTATCCAGTGCTTCCAATTCACGGTTCACCCAACGCCGCAGCGTacgccggcggcggcagcacaGCTGCGGCGGCCCAGGCGACTCAGCAGCACCGTTTTCAGTCCCGCTCCGcgactgccacgcccactggtTCGCCCAAGAAGCGGCAACTGCCACAG GTGCCGCAGAGCTCTCGCAGCGCCATGTTGCGCGATCGACTGGGTCAGGACTTTGACGAGCGTTTGGCCTCGGGCAGCCGCTTTGGCCGACATCGCACACGACAGCCACACCATCAGGCTACGTATCGTAGCACTGGCATGGGTGGCTGGGAGCGTCACTACACAGGACTGTCTGACAGTGATCTGCAATCGATGGATACGCGTATGCGGCCACGGCACTCGTTGTCGCCGGACAAGGACTTTATGGCGGAGTTCGGTGACTCGGATATGGAGTCGGTGGTCAGTGTGACGTCAAGTGCTTTTTCTACGCAGTCGGAGCGACCGCGCACCTCACGCGGACTCAG CTTTTCACGCAATTGGCGCAATCTTTTCGGCGCCCAAAATAGCTTACTTAGCGGCGCCGTGGGCGGCCCTGTGACTGGCCTAAAGGTCTACCCCGTTGAGCACCACCGCGCCAACACGATCGAGGTGGATGACTGCGACTATCTGTCGAGCGGCGGCACACAGCAGCTATTGCTGCTGGAGCAattggagcagctgcagcagttggCGGCTTTAGCCGCCGCCGATTCGCCGCCCAATACGGCCCTGCTGGGGCTCAGTGGTGCAGCACCCATTGCAGCAACCACAACACTGCCAATGCCCACTCAGCATGTGCTTGTGACGGACACTAGCAGCGGGGAACTGGTCGAACAGTTTTTCGTGGAGCCAGCCCTGGTGGCGGAGGAAACATCTCCGCTAGAACCACACGAACCACATTTCCATTCGCATTGTGACTACTATTCGCCTCATTTGCCCAACACATTCATACCGCCGCCTGGCACTGCCAACATTTACCAACGACGCCACAACGGACGCCAGCTCGCccccgccaccgccaccgccaccgccaccgcaaCCACTCATGCGAACGCCCACAGCCACGCCTatgcgctgccgctgccgctgcccagCTTTGAGCAATTCAAGCGCTATACCACGCCCGTCATGAATCTCTTTCGCAGCTCCACAACTGCGGCGCCCGCCCACGACCACGCCCATGCACACACAGTCTCCTCCTCGCCCAGCTCCTATGTGGGCTATGTGCGCGATCATCTGGACAATAGCTGCAGTCACTGCCAGAATGGTAGCCAGCCCGTGGTGCTATCCACGAACACTGCCCTGGCGACGCCCGGCCTGGCCATTGGCGCCTGTACCGATCCCTGCTGTCTGGCCGAtgcgcatccgcatccgcagcACCAGCCCATTACGTATCCCTATAGcgccgagcagctgctgcgccgTCCCTCCCTCTCCATGTACCAGCCCAGCAGCTCGGAACCCTCGCTGCCCACCATGGATCCAGCCATGTGCGGAGAATGCGTTGACCAGCATTTTCTGGGCGGCCTAACCGGGCCGCAGCTCAATCTGGGCATTGTACCAACCTATCATGTGCACACGCCCACTCCTACGGCTCATCGGCGCGCCAAGTCGCAGCTTACGCCGCATCCCCCGCTACCCACACAATTCGTGCTGCGGCTCTCGCGCCAGCTCAGCGAGGATGCCCTGGTGGCAGCTGTGCCCATAGCAGAAGCCACTGCCCGAGCTCAGCCTACGTCGATTCTGAAGAAGCCCAAACTGGAGCGACGCCGCATGTTCCACGAGGGTCAGTCGCGTTCCTTGGACTATGACGATCTGCACACGAAGAGCTGGGGTCGGCGCCGCATACGTTATGAGGATGAGGTAGCACCGCATGAGATATTGACCTATCCGACCGAAGGACAGTTGCCCAGCTCACGTCGCTACGGCTCCGAGACGAACATACGCCAGTCGTATATGGGCGCCAATGTGGACGCTGCCAATCCGCTGAGTCACTCGCATTTTCTGGTCACCGACGACAAGATCGTGACCATTACCTACGACTCGGATGTGGGCTGGACGCGTCGAGGCGTAGCACCCTCGCTCTTTCGGGGCCCGCATCGTCGGGGCCCCGATGCACGCAATCACATGTCCCTCGATCTGCAGCGCACCAGCCAGCAGAAGCTGTACGGTCCGGCGGCGCCCTATATGAAGCGGCGGCGCAATCTGCCCCATCCACCCAGTGCGCAAAATGCGCACAACTTTTCACCCATGGAGGCAGGTGCTGGTGTCGGCAATGAGAACGGTATCGGTGTCGGGGGCGGGGCACAGAACAGTACATACAACCACAATCAGAACAGTAGCCACAACACCAACCACAATAGCCAAGCAGCGAGTAGTTTTAGTGTTAGTCAaagtcacaacaacaacaacaacaacaactacaaccaacaacaacaacaacaacaacaatcagctaGGCAAAAAGGGAAAGAAGGCATCGCCATGAACGGATTGATGGCATCGGCATCGGAGCAACTGACGAAATCTAGTAGTGGGAGCGGTGGTGCAACAACtgccgcagctgccgctgctggtaATATCGTCTGCGATGGTAATAATGCTAATAatgcttcttcttcctcttTTGCAAATCCCCCACAACAACATCATGGTGTCGCTAATcaaccaataacaacaacaaatgcatcACCCAATAAACGTGCCCCATCATTAATACACaacaccacaacaacaaacgacgCCAACAACTTGACCCATGACGCAACATCAACAAATCccactcaacaacaacaacaacaacaacaacaaacaccaAATACATGCACAAATCTCatcacaaatacaacaacaacaacaaacacatcTTCGAATGCAACGAATGCTGcggcaacaacgacaacaacaacaacaacaacaataacgttAACAACGGCAACGACTGCTACAACAACTgccacaaatacaacaacaaaaacaacaacaaatacaaataacacGAATGAACcaaacgcaacaacaacaaccgccaATACCAACCCGGATACGGacgcggatgcggatgcggatgctcCGCTTGATGTTATCGACTGGGATGCAATTGATGCGATGCTTGACGATGACTTCAGCGAATACGACAAAGAGAAGAACGGCATCAATGAGCCCGGCGGCGCCAAGTCAGTCGAAGGTGGTGCCGAAACTGAAGAGAAAGTCG ATGGCAGCCTGTCAGACACCACCACGGATCGAAAGAAATGTGGCACCGTGGATCAGGAACGGTCGCCCAAGGGTGGCAGCGGGATGGGTAAAAAATCGAACTCCACCTCGCAGCTGTCGGCAACAG ACCAATATCAGGCACAGTATTCGGGCAGCTCGAGCGCATCTGCCTCCTCCACTAGTCACCATCATATCACACTACCACCACCACATCCATATTATCAAAGGCAATCGCGCGGCTCGGCAGGCAGCATCCAGAGATCGGTGGAGGTGCCGCCGGTGCCAGCGGTCACCCGTTACAGTGCGGGCAGCATACATTCAATCTCTAGCTCCGAGGGCTCATC ATTTTCGCCTTCACTTCGTAATGACGGGGCGCTCAATGAGTTTGTGGATGGCCTGGGACCCGGTCAATTGGTGGGTCGTCAGGTGCTGGGCGCGCCCTCATTGGGAGATATACAGTTATCGCTATGCCATCAGAAGGGATTCCTCGAGGTGGAGGTCATACGTGCCAGGGGCCTGCAG CAAAAGCCTTCGTCGAAAATGCTGCCCGCGCCCTATGTGAAGGTGTATCTGGTGTCGGGCAAGCGTTGCATTGACAAGATGAAGACCTCAACGGCGCGACGAACTCTGGATCCGCTGTATCAGCAGCAATTGGTATTCAAGCAGTCGTACACTGGTTGCGTATTGCAG GTGACCGTTTGGGGTGACTATGGACGCATTGAAAAGAAAGTGTTTATGGGCGTGGCACAGATAATGCTTGACGATCTGAATCTATCAAATATCGTTATTGGCTGGTACAAACTCTTTGGCACCACCTCACTGGTCAGTTGTCCCACTAATATAGGCTTAGGCTCTAGGCGCTCATCAATAGCTTCACTCGACTCACTCAAACTCTGA
- the Rim gene encoding uncharacterized protein Rim isoform X29, with protein MSLSQRSHSAAPSDNYHSVGGSGSGVHQGHPGSGYGYRSSSPRRGSLSPPDDRYIDYPVLPIHGSPNAAAYAGGGSTAAAAQATQQHRFQSRSATATPTGSPKKRQLPQVPQSSRSAMLRDRLGQDFDERLASGSRFGRHRTRQPHHQATYRSTGMGGWERHYTGLSDSDLQSMDTRMRPRHSLSPDKDFMAEFGDSDMESVVSVTSSAFSTQSERPRTSRGLSFSRNWRNLFGAQNSLLSGAVGGPVTGLKVYPVEHHRANTIEVDDCDYLSSGGTQQLLLLEQLEQLQQLAALAAADSPPNTALLGLSGAAPIAATTTLPMPTQHVLVTDTSSGELVEQFFVEPALVAEETSPLEPHEPHFHSHCDYYSPHLPNTFIPPPGTANIYQRRHNGRQLAPATATATATATTHANAHSHAYALPLPLPSFEQFKRYTTPVMNLFRSSTTAAPAHDHAHAHTVSSSPSSYVGYVRDHLDNSCSHCQNGSQPVVLSTNTALATPGLAIGACTDPCCLADAHPHPQHQPITYPYSAEQLLRRPSLSMYQPSSSEPSLPTMDPAMCGECVDQHFLGGLTGPQLNLGIVPTYHVHTPTPTAHRRAKSQLTPHPPLPTQFVLRLSRQLSEDALVAAVPIAEATARAQPTSILKKPKLERRRMFHEGQSRSLDYDDLHTKSWGRRRIRYEDEVAPHEILTYPTEGQLPSSRRYGSETNIRQSYMGANVDAANPLSHSHFLVTDDKIVTITYDSDVGWTRRGVAPSLFRGPHRRGPDARNHMSLDLQRTSQQKLYGPAAPYMKRRRNLPHPPSAQNAHNFSPMEAGAGVGNENGIGVGGGAQNSTYNHNQNSSHNTNHNSQAASSFSVSQSHNNNNNNNYNQQQQQQQQSARQKGKEGIAMNGLMASASEQLTKSSSGSGGATTAAAAAAGNIVCDGNNANNASSSSFANPPQQHHGVANQPITTTNASPNKRAPSLIHNTTTTNDANNLTHDATSTNPTQQQQQQQQQTPNTCTNLITNTTTTTNTSSNATNAAATTTTTTTTTITLTTATTATTTATNTTTKTTTNTNNTNEPNATTTTANTNPDTDADADADAPLDVIDWDAIDAMLDDDFSEYDKEKNGINEPGGAKSVEGGAETEEKVDGSLSDTTTDRKKCGTVDQERSPKGGSGMGKKSNSTSQLSATDQYQAQYSGSSSASASSTSHHHITLPPPHPYYQRQSRGSAGSIQRSVEVPPVPAVTRYSAGSIHSISSSEGSSFSPSLRNDGALNEFVDGLGPGQLVGRQVLGAPSLGDIQLSLCHQKGFLEVEVIRARGLQQKPSSKMLPAPYVKVYLVSGKRCIDKMKTSTARRTLDPLYQQQLVFKQSYTGCVLQVTVWGDYGRIEKKVFMGVAQIMLDDLNLSNIVIGWYKLFGTTSLVSCPTNIGLGSRRSSIASLDSLKL; from the exons ATGAGCCTGAGCCAGCGCAGCCACTCGGCAGCTCCTAGTGACAACTACCACAGTGTgggaggcagcggcagcggtgtACACCAAGGACATCCGGGCTCAGGCTACGGCTACAGAAGCAGCAGTCCACGGCGAGGATCGTTGTCGCCGCCAGACGACCGTTATATTGACTATCCAGTGCTTCCAATTCACGGTTCACCCAACGCCGCAGCGTacgccggcggcggcagcacaGCTGCGGCGGCCCAGGCGACTCAGCAGCACCGTTTTCAGTCCCGCTCCGcgactgccacgcccactggtTCGCCCAAGAAGCGGCAACTGCCACAG GTGCCGCAGAGCTCTCGCAGCGCCATGTTGCGCGATCGACTGGGTCAGGACTTTGACGAGCGTTTGGCCTCGGGCAGCCGCTTTGGCCGACATCGCACACGACAGCCACACCATCAGGCTACGTATCGTAGCACTGGCATGGGTGGCTGGGAGCGTCACTACACAGGACTGTCTGACAGTGATCTGCAATCGATGGATACGCGTATGCGGCCACGGCACTCGTTGTCGCCGGACAAGGACTTTATGGCGGAGTTCGGTGACTCGGATATGGAGTCGGTGGTCAGTGTGACGTCAAGTGCTTTTTCTACGCAGTCGGAGCGACCGCGCACCTCACGCGGACTCAG CTTTTCACGCAATTGGCGCAATCTTTTCGGCGCCCAAAATAGCTTACTTAGCGGCGCCGTGGGCGGCCCTGTGACTGGCCTAAAGGTCTACCCCGTTGAGCACCACCGCGCCAACACGATCGAGGTGGATGACTGCGACTATCTGTCGAGCGGCGGCACACAGCAGCTATTGCTGCTGGAGCAattggagcagctgcagcagttggCGGCTTTAGCCGCCGCCGATTCGCCGCCCAATACGGCCCTGCTGGGGCTCAGTGGTGCAGCACCCATTGCAGCAACCACAACACTGCCAATGCCCACTCAGCATGTGCTTGTGACGGACACTAGCAGCGGGGAACTGGTCGAACAGTTTTTCGTGGAGCCAGCCCTGGTGGCGGAGGAAACATCTCCGCTAGAACCACACGAACCACATTTCCATTCGCATTGTGACTACTATTCGCCTCATTTGCCCAACACATTCATACCGCCGCCTGGCACTGCCAACATTTACCAACGACGCCACAACGGACGCCAGCTCGCccccgccaccgccaccgccaccgccaccgcaaCCACTCATGCGAACGCCCACAGCCACGCCTatgcgctgccgctgccgctgcccagCTTTGAGCAATTCAAGCGCTATACCACGCCCGTCATGAATCTCTTTCGCAGCTCCACAACTGCGGCGCCCGCCCACGACCACGCCCATGCACACACAGTCTCCTCCTCGCCCAGCTCCTATGTGGGCTATGTGCGCGATCATCTGGACAATAGCTGCAGTCACTGCCAGAATGGTAGCCAGCCCGTGGTGCTATCCACGAACACTGCCCTGGCGACGCCCGGCCTGGCCATTGGCGCCTGTACCGATCCCTGCTGTCTGGCCGAtgcgcatccgcatccgcagcACCAGCCCATTACGTATCCCTATAGcgccgagcagctgctgcgccgTCCCTCCCTCTCCATGTACCAGCCCAGCAGCTCGGAACCCTCGCTGCCCACCATGGATCCAGCCATGTGCGGAGAATGCGTTGACCAGCATTTTCTGGGCGGCCTAACCGGGCCGCAGCTCAATCTGGGCATTGTACCAACCTATCATGTGCACACGCCCACTCCTACGGCTCATCGGCGCGCCAAGTCGCAGCTTACGCCGCATCCCCCGCTACCCACACAATTCGTGCTGCGGCTCTCGCGCCAGCTCAGCGAGGATGCCCTGGTGGCAGCTGTGCCCATAGCAGAAGCCACTGCCCGAGCTCAGCCTACGTCGATTCTGAAGAAGCCCAAACTGGAGCGACGCCGCATGTTCCACGAGGGTCAGTCGCGTTCCTTGGACTATGACGATCTGCACACGAAGAGCTGGGGTCGGCGCCGCATACGTTATGAGGATGAGGTAGCACCGCATGAGATATTGACCTATCCGACCGAAGGACAGTTGCCCAGCTCACGTCGCTACGGCTCCGAGACGAACATACGCCAGTCGTATATGGGCGCCAATGTGGACGCTGCCAATCCGCTGAGTCACTCGCATTTTCTGGTCACCGACGACAAGATCGTGACCATTACCTACGACTCGGATGTGGGCTGGACGCGTCGAGGCGTAGCACCCTCGCTCTTTCGGGGCCCGCATCGTCGGGGCCCCGATGCACGCAATCACATGTCCCTCGATCTGCAGCGCACCAGCCAGCAGAAGCTGTACGGTCCGGCGGCGCCCTATATGAAGCGGCGGCGCAATCTGCCCCATCCACCCAGTGCGCAAAATGCGCACAACTTTTCACCCATGGAGGCAGGTGCTGGTGTCGGCAATGAGAACGGTATCGGTGTCGGGGGCGGGGCACAGAACAGTACATACAACCACAATCAGAACAGTAGCCACAACACCAACCACAATAGCCAAGCAGCGAGTAGTTTTAGTGTTAGTCAaagtcacaacaacaacaacaacaacaactacaaccaacaacaacaacaacaacaacaatcagctaGGCAAAAAGGGAAAGAAGGCATCGCCATGAACGGATTGATGGCATCGGCATCGGAGCAACTGACGAAATCTAGTAGTGGGAGCGGTGGTGCAACAACtgccgcagctgccgctgctggtaATATCGTCTGCGATGGTAATAATGCTAATAatgcttcttcttcctcttTTGCAAATCCCCCACAACAACATCATGGTGTCGCTAATcaaccaataacaacaacaaatgcatcACCCAATAAACGTGCCCCATCATTAATACACaacaccacaacaacaaacgacgCCAACAACTTGACCCATGACGCAACATCAACAAATCccactcaacaacaacaacaacaacaacaacaaacaccaAATACATGCACAAATCTCatcacaaatacaacaacaacaacaaacacatcTTCGAATGCAACGAATGCTGcggcaacaacgacaacaacaacaacaacaacaataacgttAACAACGGCAACGACTGCTACAACAACTgccacaaatacaacaacaaaaacaacaacaaatacaaataacacGAATGAACcaaacgcaacaacaacaaccgccaATACCAACCCGGATACGGacgcggatgcggatgcggatgctcCGCTTGATGTTATCGACTGGGATGCAATTGATGCGATGCTTGACGATGACTTCAGCGAATACGACAAAGAGAAGAACGGCATCAATGAGCCCGGCGGCGCCAAGTCAGTCGAAGGTGGTGCCGAAACTGAAGAGAAAGTCG ATGGCAGCCTGTCAGACACCACCACGGATCGAAAGAAATGTGGCACCGTGGATCAGGAACGGTCGCCCAAGGGTGGCAGCGGGATGGGTAAAAAATCGAACTCCACCTCGCAGCTGTCGGCAACAG ACCAATATCAGGCACAGTATTCGGGCAGCTCGAGCGCATCTGCCTCCTCCACTAGTCACCATCATATCACACTACCACCACCACATCCATATTATCAAAGGCAATCGCGCGGCTCGGCAGGCAGCATCCAGAGATCGGTGGAGGTGCCGCCGGTGCCAGCGGTCACCCGTTACAGTGCGGGCAGCATACATTCAATCTCTAGCTCCGAGGGCTCATC ATTTTCGCCTTCACTTCGTAATGACGGGGCGCTCAATGAGTTTGTGGATGGCCTGGGACCCGGTCAATTGGTGGGTCGTCAGGTGCTGGGCGCGCCCTCATTGGGAGATATACAGTTATCGCTATGCCATCAGAAGGGATTCCTCGAGGTGGAGGTCATACGTGCCAGGGGCCTGCAG CAAAAGCCTTCGTCGAAAATGCTGCCCGCGCCCTATGTGAAGGTGTATCTGGTGTCGGGCAAGCGTTGCATTGACAAGATGAAGACCTCAACGGCGCGACGAACTCTGGATCCGCTGTATCAGCAGCAATTGGTATTCAAGCAGTCGTACACTGGTTGCGTATTGCAG GTGACCGTTTGGGGTGACTATGGACGCATTGAAAAGAAAGTGTTTATGGGCGTGGCACAGATAATGCTTGACGATCTGAATCTATCAAATATCGTTATTGGCTGGTACAAACTCTTTGGCACCACCTCACTGGTCAGTTGTCCCACTAATATAGGCTTAGGCTCTAGGCGCTCATCAATAGCTTCACTCGACTCACTCAAACTCTGA